One stretch of Streptomyces rishiriensis DNA includes these proteins:
- a CDS encoding acyl-CoA carboxylase subunit beta gives MATTTALAPIEPGPTDIRGRVAELHSIREQALAGPGERATAAQHAKGKLTARERIELLLDPGSFQEVEQLRRHRASGFGLEVKKPYTDGVITGWGTVEGRTVFVYAHDFRIFGGALGEAHATKIHKIMDMAIATGAPLVSLNDGAGARIQEGVSALAGYGGIFQRNTRASGVIPQISVILGPCAGGAAYSPALTDFVFMVRETSQMFITGPDVVRAVTGEEITQNGLGGADVHAETSGVCHFAYDDEETCLAEVRYLLSLLPQNNREAPPRVPAADPPARRADRLLDLVPADGNRPYDMAQVIEEIVDDGEYLQVHERWARNIICALARLDGQAVAIVANQPQALAGVLDIEASEKAARFVQMCDAFNIPILTLLDVPGFLPGVDQEHGGIIRHGAKLLYAYCNATVPRISLILRKAYGGAYIVMDSQSIGADLTLAWPTNEIAVMGAEGAANVIFRRQIAEAEDPEAMRQKMVKEYRAELMHPYYAAERGLVDDVIDPAATREVLIRSLAMLRSKHADLPSRKHGNPPQ, from the coding sequence ATGGCGACGACGACTGCCCTGGCACCGATCGAACCGGGGCCCACCGATATACGCGGGCGCGTGGCGGAACTGCACAGCATCCGCGAGCAGGCGCTGGCCGGACCCGGCGAGCGGGCGACGGCGGCCCAGCACGCCAAGGGCAAGCTGACCGCCCGCGAGCGGATCGAACTGCTCCTGGACCCGGGCTCCTTCCAGGAGGTCGAGCAGCTGCGCCGGCACCGCGCGAGCGGATTCGGCCTCGAGGTGAAGAAGCCGTACACGGATGGTGTGATCACCGGCTGGGGCACGGTCGAAGGACGTACCGTCTTCGTGTACGCGCACGACTTCCGGATCTTCGGCGGCGCACTGGGCGAGGCCCACGCCACGAAGATCCACAAGATCATGGACATGGCCATCGCCACCGGAGCCCCGCTGGTCTCGCTCAACGACGGCGCCGGCGCCCGCATCCAGGAGGGCGTCTCCGCGCTCGCCGGCTACGGCGGCATCTTCCAGCGCAACACCCGCGCCTCCGGCGTCATCCCGCAGATCTCCGTCATCCTGGGCCCCTGCGCGGGCGGCGCGGCCTACAGCCCCGCCCTGACCGACTTCGTCTTCATGGTCCGCGAGACCTCGCAGATGTTCATCACCGGCCCCGACGTCGTCCGGGCCGTCACCGGCGAGGAGATCACCCAGAACGGCCTCGGCGGCGCCGACGTGCACGCCGAGACCTCCGGCGTGTGCCACTTCGCCTACGACGACGAGGAGACCTGCCTGGCCGAGGTGCGCTACCTGCTGTCCCTGCTCCCGCAGAACAACCGGGAGGCCCCGCCCCGGGTGCCCGCCGCCGACCCGCCCGCCCGCCGCGCGGACCGGCTCCTCGACCTGGTCCCCGCCGACGGCAACCGCCCCTACGACATGGCCCAGGTCATCGAGGAGATCGTCGACGACGGCGAGTACCTCCAGGTCCACGAGCGCTGGGCCCGCAACATCATCTGCGCCCTGGCCCGCCTGGACGGCCAGGCCGTCGCCATCGTCGCCAACCAGCCCCAGGCCCTGGCCGGCGTCCTGGACATCGAGGCGTCGGAGAAAGCCGCCCGCTTCGTCCAGATGTGCGACGCCTTCAACATCCCGATCCTCACCCTGCTCGACGTCCCCGGCTTCCTGCCGGGCGTCGACCAGGAACACGGCGGCATCATCCGCCACGGCGCGAAACTGCTCTACGCCTACTGCAACGCCACCGTGCCGCGGATCTCCCTGATCCTGCGCAAGGCCTACGGCGGCGCCTACATCGTCATGGACTCCCAGTCCATCGGCGCCGACCTGACACTGGCCTGGCCGACCAACGAGATCGCCGTGATGGGCGCCGAAGGCGCCGCCAACGTCATCTTCCGCCGCCAGATCGCCGAGGCCGAGGACCCCGAGGCCATGCGGCAGAAGATGGTCAAGGAATACCGGGCCGAGCTCATGCACCCCTACTACGCGGCCGAACGCGGCCTGGTCGACGACGTCATCGACCCCGCCGCGACCCGCGAGGTCCTCATCCGCTCCCTGGCCATGCTGCGCAGCAAACACGCCGACCTGCCGTCCCGCAAACACGGCAACCCCCCTCAATAG
- a CDS encoding acyl-CoA carboxylase epsilon subunit — protein MRTEEALIRVERGRPDEAELAAVVAVLLALQAGAQRTAGEPPAARMRWWRGPDAYTAPDSWR, from the coding sequence ATGAGGACGGAAGAAGCCCTGATCAGGGTGGAGCGAGGCCGGCCCGACGAGGCGGAACTGGCCGCCGTGGTCGCGGTACTGCTCGCCCTGCAGGCAGGTGCGCAGCGCACGGCCGGGGAGCCTCCGGCCGCCCGGATGCGCTGGTGGCGCGGGCCGGACGCCTACACCGCGCCCGACAGCTGGCGCTGA